A region from the Cyprinus carpio isolate SPL01 chromosome A8, ASM1834038v1, whole genome shotgun sequence genome encodes:
- the kdm2ba gene encoding lysine (K)-specific demethylase 2Ba isoform X3, protein MMSFLTAGNVQNAITLGKLEKPAQKRGPGFKYASNLPGSLLREQKAGRDGREEGDQTSTGASSIKRKSEREETPRLKSEDLPSRLPPLLSPSGLPRPRSEVPNFLRKKRKLFDDDDEEEEASAKKKPKKSWRPEEALIPKLSHMKTEEEEDNSDEEEERQEKRELPRRSFKKDYSTVRKVEEQEEERREERDPPFRSLKEFNSLRKEEDQEEEKEEDDEEDEEENNGRRGRDSSLALKNISLSLESDASQCSSPRAGPSSEGSETQEKAPRARAKRHRRKPPNRQLSTELSKQLNMEIRRTEHSLANENQQPLKSEPEDSENEEPKRGLRNGTAGNGGGGGGVERGGGGEGGGERPHLRAREMNGTSWELRHFYPPQITPLGLNRSSPTVRPIPARSPPKCVQMERHVIRPPPICPPPDRLPLADGRNHIAPREAWLAIFSHLSHRELCVCMRVCRTWNRWCCDKRLWTHINLKRCKSITPLMLSGIIRRQPITLDLSWTNISKKQLSWLINRLPGLRVLLLSGCSWVAVSALCTSSCPLLRTLDLQWVEGLKDPQMRDLLSLPTDNRPGQMDTRSKLRNVTDLRLAGLDITDSSLRLIIKNMPLLSHLDLSYCNHINDQSVNLLTAAGTTTRDSLTDVNLSVCNRVTDQSLSYFKRCGSICHIDLRFCKQVSRQACERFIAEMSVIVPFQLQEDKLLQKLHSTP, encoded by the exons ATGATGAGCTTCCTAACTGCTGGGAATGTCCAAAATGCAATTACGCTGGGAAAACTGGAAAA GCCTGCGCAAAAACGGGGCCCAGGCTTTAAGTACGCGTCCAACCTGCCAGGCTCCCTGTTGAGGGAGCAGAAAGCAGGACGTGACGGAAGAGAGGAAGGGGACCAGACATCCACAGGTGCTTCATCCATCAAAAGGAAGAGTGAGAGGGAGGAAACTCCCAGACTTAAGAGTGAAGACCTACCCTCCCGTCTTCCCCCACTCTTGAGCCCCAGTGGCCTGCCAAGACCACGATCTGAAGTGCCCAACTTcttgaggaagaagaggaagttatttgatgatgatgatgaggaagaggaggctAGTGCTAAAAAGAAG CCGAAGAAATCCTGGAGGCCCGAAGAGGCTTTGATTCCCAAACTTTCTCACATGAAAACAGAAGAGGAGGAAGACAACTCTGATGAGGAAGAAGAGAGGCAAGAGAAGCGAGAACTGCCTCGTCGTTCATTTAAGAAAGACTACAGCACAGTGAGAAAAGTGGAAGAGCaagaggaagagaggagggaggagagagatCCACCTTTCAGATCCCTAAAGGAGTTCAACTCCCTACGGAAAGAGGAAGACCAAGAAGAAGAAaaggaggaagatgatgaggaagatgaggaggaaaaTAATGGCAGACGAGGCAGGGATAGTAGCCTTGCACTGAAGAACATATCCTTATCACTTGAGAGTGACGCATCACAGTGCAGCTCCCCAAGAGCAGGGCCGAGCAGCGAAGGTAGTGAGACGCAAGAGAAGGCACCACGTGCTCGGGCGAAGCGACACCGGCGCAAGCCCCCTAACCGCCAGCTCAGCACAGAACTCAGCAAGCAGCTCAACATGGAGATCCGTCGCACAGAGCATTCACTGGCCAATGAGAACCAGCAGCCACTCAAGAGTGAACCAGAGGACAGCGAAAATGAGGAACCAAAGAGAGGTTTACGGAACGGGACTGCAGGgaatggaggaggaggtggaggagtagaaagaggaggaggtggagagGGAGGAGGGGAGCGGCCACACTTACGAGCAAGAGAGATGAATGGGACATCTTGGGAGCTGCGGCACTTCTACCCACCTCAGATTACCCCGCTTGGTTTGAACCGCAGTTCGCCTACAGTCAGACCAATTCCTGCACGTTCCCCTCCCAAGTGTGTTCAGATGGAGCGCCATGTGATCCGGCCACCTCCAATCTGCCCCCCACCTGATAGGCTACCACTAGCTGATGGCCGTAATCACATCGCTCCCAGAGAAGCATGGTTGGCTATTTTCAGTCACTTGAGCCATCGtgaactctgtgtgtgtatgcgaGTGTGCCGAACATGGAATCGCTG GTGCTGTGACAAGAGATTATGGACTCATATCAATTTGAAGCGTTGTAAGTCCATCACCCCACTGATGCTCAGCGGGATAATTCGCAGACAGCCCATCACTCTGGACCTGAGCTGGACCAATATCTCCAAAAAGCAATTAAGCTGGCTTATTAACCGATTACCAG GACTGAGGGTACTTCTTCTGTCAGGCTGTTCATGGGTGGCTGTTTCAGCTCTCTGCACGTCCAGCTGTCCCCTGTTACGTACTCTAGACCTGCAGTGGGTGGAGGGGCTCAAAGACCCCCAGATGAGGGACCTGCTGTCCCTTCCTACTGACAATAGACCAG GTCAGATGGACACACGCAGCAAACTACGGAATGTTACTGACCTGCGCCTGGCTGGTTTGGACATTACAGACAGCTCTCTGCGACTCATCATTAAAAATATGCCTCTACTCTCCCATCTGGACTTGAGCTACTGCAACCATATCAATGACCAGTCAGTAAACCTGCTGACTGCTGCAGGGACCACCACCAGAGACTCCTTAACCGATGTCAACCTTTCTG TGTGTAACAGGGTCACCGATCAGTCACTGAGCTACTTCAAACGCTGTGGAAGCATCTGCCACATTGACCTGCGATTTTGCAAGCAGGTGAGCCGACAGGCATGTGAGCGCTTCATTGCGGAGATGTCAGTCATCGTTCCCTTCCAACTGCAAGAGGATAAACTGCTCCAAAAACTTCACAGCACCCCCTAG
- the kdm2ba gene encoding lysine (K)-specific demethylase 2Ba isoform X2, translating into MNKQRLPNRPKTKMAASTATTPAATTSSSTATAVKLPSNRTSSGARRRRTRCRKCEACVRTECGECHFCKDMKKFGGPGRMKQSCIMRQCIAPVLPHTAVCVVCGEAGKEDTLDDEDEKFNAMLMECSICNEIVHPNCLKVKDAAGVVNDELPNCWECPKCNYAGKTGKQKRGPGFKYASNLPGSLLREQKAGRDGREEGDQTSTGASSIKRKSEREETPRLKSEDLPSRLPPLLSPSGLPRPRSEVPNFLRKKRKLFDDDDEEEEASAKKKPKKSWRPEEALIPKLSHMKTEEEEDNSDEEEERQEKRELPRRSFKKDYSTVRKVEEQEEERREERDPPFRSLKEFNSLRKEEDQEEEKEEDDEEDEEENNGRRGRDSSLALKNISLSLESDASQCSSPRAGPSSEGSETQEKAPRARAKRHRRKPPNRQLSTELSKQLNMEIRRTEHSLANENQQPLKSEPEDSENEEPKRGLRNGTAGNGGGGGGVERGGGGEGGGERPHLRAREMNGTSWELRHFYPPQITPLGLNRSSPTVRPIPARSPPKCVQMERHVIRPPPICPPPDRLPLADGRNHIAPREAWLAIFSHLSHRELCVCMRVCRTWNRWCCDKRLWTHINLKRCKSITPLMLSGIIRRQPITLDLSWTNISKKQLSWLINRLPGLRVLLLSGCSWVAVSALCTSSCPLLRTLDLQWVEGLKDPQMRDLLSLPTDNRPGQMDTRSKLRNVTDLRLAGLDITDSSLRLIIKNMPLLSHLDLSYCNHINDQSVNLLTAAGTTTRDSLTDVNLSVCNRVTDQSLSYFKRCGSICHIDLRFCKQVSRQACERFIAEMSVIVPFQLQEDKLLQKLHSTP; encoded by the exons ATGAATAAG cAACGGCTACCCAATAGACCCAAGACCAAAATGGCTGCATCAACAGCAACAACTCCTGCAGCGACCACTTCTTCATCCACTGCAACAGCGGTCAAGCTGCCATCCAATCGAACCTCCTCTGGAGCTCGCCGTAGACGCACACGATGTCGAAAATGCGAGGCATGTGTGCGAACAGAATGTGGAGAGTGTCACTTCTGTAAGGACATGAAGAAGTTTGGAGGACCTGGTCGAATGAAACAGTCTTGCATTATGAGACAATGTATAGCG CCCGTGTTACCACATACAGCAGTATGTGTGGTGTGCGGTGAAGCCGGTAAAGAAGACACActtgatgatgaagatgaaaaatTTAACGCCATGCTCATGGAGTGCTCCATCTGCAACGAGATTGTCCACCCAAACTGCCTCAAG GTGAAGGATGCCGCTGGGGTAGTAAATGATGAGCTTCCTAACTGCTGGGAATGTCCAAAATGCAATTACGCTGGGAAAACTGGAAAA CAAAAACGGGGCCCAGGCTTTAAGTACGCGTCCAACCTGCCAGGCTCCCTGTTGAGGGAGCAGAAAGCAGGACGTGACGGAAGAGAGGAAGGGGACCAGACATCCACAGGTGCTTCATCCATCAAAAGGAAGAGTGAGAGGGAGGAAACTCCCAGACTTAAGAGTGAAGACCTACCCTCCCGTCTTCCCCCACTCTTGAGCCCCAGTGGCCTGCCAAGACCACGATCTGAAGTGCCCAACTTcttgaggaagaagaggaagttatttgatgatgatgatgaggaagaggaggctAGTGCTAAAAAGAAG CCGAAGAAATCCTGGAGGCCCGAAGAGGCTTTGATTCCCAAACTTTCTCACATGAAAACAGAAGAGGAGGAAGACAACTCTGATGAGGAAGAAGAGAGGCAAGAGAAGCGAGAACTGCCTCGTCGTTCATTTAAGAAAGACTACAGCACAGTGAGAAAAGTGGAAGAGCaagaggaagagaggagggaggagagagatCCACCTTTCAGATCCCTAAAGGAGTTCAACTCCCTACGGAAAGAGGAAGACCAAGAAGAAGAAaaggaggaagatgatgaggaagatgaggaggaaaaTAATGGCAGACGAGGCAGGGATAGTAGCCTTGCACTGAAGAACATATCCTTATCACTTGAGAGTGACGCATCACAGTGCAGCTCCCCAAGAGCAGGGCCGAGCAGCGAAGGTAGTGAGACGCAAGAGAAGGCACCACGTGCTCGGGCGAAGCGACACCGGCGCAAGCCCCCTAACCGCCAGCTCAGCACAGAACTCAGCAAGCAGCTCAACATGGAGATCCGTCGCACAGAGCATTCACTGGCCAATGAGAACCAGCAGCCACTCAAGAGTGAACCAGAGGACAGCGAAAATGAGGAACCAAAGAGAGGTTTACGGAACGGGACTGCAGGgaatggaggaggaggtggaggagtagaaagaggaggaggtggagagGGAGGAGGGGAGCGGCCACACTTACGAGCAAGAGAGATGAATGGGACATCTTGGGAGCTGCGGCACTTCTACCCACCTCAGATTACCCCGCTTGGTTTGAACCGCAGTTCGCCTACAGTCAGACCAATTCCTGCACGTTCCCCTCCCAAGTGTGTTCAGATGGAGCGCCATGTGATCCGGCCACCTCCAATCTGCCCCCCACCTGATAGGCTACCACTAGCTGATGGCCGTAATCACATCGCTCCCAGAGAAGCATGGTTGGCTATTTTCAGTCACTTGAGCCATCGtgaactctgtgtgtgtatgcgaGTGTGCCGAACATGGAATCGCTG GTGCTGTGACAAGAGATTATGGACTCATATCAATTTGAAGCGTTGTAAGTCCATCACCCCACTGATGCTCAGCGGGATAATTCGCAGACAGCCCATCACTCTGGACCTGAGCTGGACCAATATCTCCAAAAAGCAATTAAGCTGGCTTATTAACCGATTACCAG GACTGAGGGTACTTCTTCTGTCAGGCTGTTCATGGGTGGCTGTTTCAGCTCTCTGCACGTCCAGCTGTCCCCTGTTACGTACTCTAGACCTGCAGTGGGTGGAGGGGCTCAAAGACCCCCAGATGAGGGACCTGCTGTCCCTTCCTACTGACAATAGACCAG GTCAGATGGACACACGCAGCAAACTACGGAATGTTACTGACCTGCGCCTGGCTGGTTTGGACATTACAGACAGCTCTCTGCGACTCATCATTAAAAATATGCCTCTACTCTCCCATCTGGACTTGAGCTACTGCAACCATATCAATGACCAGTCAGTAAACCTGCTGACTGCTGCAGGGACCACCACCAGAGACTCCTTAACCGATGTCAACCTTTCTG TGTGTAACAGGGTCACCGATCAGTCACTGAGCTACTTCAAACGCTGTGGAAGCATCTGCCACATTGACCTGCGATTTTGCAAGCAGGTGAGCCGACAGGCATGTGAGCGCTTCATTGCGGAGATGTCAGTCATCGTTCCCTTCCAACTGCAAGAGGATAAACTGCTCCAAAAACTTCACAGCACCCCCTAG
- the kdm2ba gene encoding lysine (K)-specific demethylase 2Ba isoform X1, producing MAMSLSADDEDYDSDTAEPQRLPNRPKTKMAASTATTPAATTSSSTATAVKLPSNRTSSGARRRRTRCRKCEACVRTECGECHFCKDMKKFGGPGRMKQSCIMRQCIAPVLPHTAVCVVCGEAGKEDTLDDEDEKFNAMLMECSICNEIVHPNCLKVKDAAGVVNDELPNCWECPKCNYAGKTGKQKRGPGFKYASNLPGSLLREQKAGRDGREEGDQTSTGASSIKRKSEREETPRLKSEDLPSRLPPLLSPSGLPRPRSEVPNFLRKKRKLFDDDDEEEEASAKKKPKKSWRPEEALIPKLSHMKTEEEEDNSDEEEERQEKRELPRRSFKKDYSTVRKVEEQEEERREERDPPFRSLKEFNSLRKEEDQEEEKEEDDEEDEEENNGRRGRDSSLALKNISLSLESDASQCSSPRAGPSSEGSETQEKAPRARAKRHRRKPPNRQLSTELSKQLNMEIRRTEHSLANENQQPLKSEPEDSENEEPKRGLRNGTAGNGGGGGGVERGGGGEGGGERPHLRAREMNGTSWELRHFYPPQITPLGLNRSSPTVRPIPARSPPKCVQMERHVIRPPPICPPPDRLPLADGRNHIAPREAWLAIFSHLSHRELCVCMRVCRTWNRWCCDKRLWTHINLKRCKSITPLMLSGIIRRQPITLDLSWTNISKKQLSWLINRLPGLRVLLLSGCSWVAVSALCTSSCPLLRTLDLQWVEGLKDPQMRDLLSLPTDNRPGQMDTRSKLRNVTDLRLAGLDITDSSLRLIIKNMPLLSHLDLSYCNHINDQSVNLLTAAGTTTRDSLTDVNLSVCNRVTDQSLSYFKRCGSICHIDLRFCKQVSRQACERFIAEMSVIVPFQLQEDKLLQKLHSTP from the exons ATGGCCATGTCACTGAGTGCCGACGATGAGGATTACGACTCGGATACAGCCGAACCG cAACGGCTACCCAATAGACCCAAGACCAAAATGGCTGCATCAACAGCAACAACTCCTGCAGCGACCACTTCTTCATCCACTGCAACAGCGGTCAAGCTGCCATCCAATCGAACCTCCTCTGGAGCTCGCCGTAGACGCACACGATGTCGAAAATGCGAGGCATGTGTGCGAACAGAATGTGGAGAGTGTCACTTCTGTAAGGACATGAAGAAGTTTGGAGGACCTGGTCGAATGAAACAGTCTTGCATTATGAGACAATGTATAGCG CCCGTGTTACCACATACAGCAGTATGTGTGGTGTGCGGTGAAGCCGGTAAAGAAGACACActtgatgatgaagatgaaaaatTTAACGCCATGCTCATGGAGTGCTCCATCTGCAACGAGATTGTCCACCCAAACTGCCTCAAG GTGAAGGATGCCGCTGGGGTAGTAAATGATGAGCTTCCTAACTGCTGGGAATGTCCAAAATGCAATTACGCTGGGAAAACTGGAAAA CAAAAACGGGGCCCAGGCTTTAAGTACGCGTCCAACCTGCCAGGCTCCCTGTTGAGGGAGCAGAAAGCAGGACGTGACGGAAGAGAGGAAGGGGACCAGACATCCACAGGTGCTTCATCCATCAAAAGGAAGAGTGAGAGGGAGGAAACTCCCAGACTTAAGAGTGAAGACCTACCCTCCCGTCTTCCCCCACTCTTGAGCCCCAGTGGCCTGCCAAGACCACGATCTGAAGTGCCCAACTTcttgaggaagaagaggaagttatttgatgatgatgatgaggaagaggaggctAGTGCTAAAAAGAAG CCGAAGAAATCCTGGAGGCCCGAAGAGGCTTTGATTCCCAAACTTTCTCACATGAAAACAGAAGAGGAGGAAGACAACTCTGATGAGGAAGAAGAGAGGCAAGAGAAGCGAGAACTGCCTCGTCGTTCATTTAAGAAAGACTACAGCACAGTGAGAAAAGTGGAAGAGCaagaggaagagaggagggaggagagagatCCACCTTTCAGATCCCTAAAGGAGTTCAACTCCCTACGGAAAGAGGAAGACCAAGAAGAAGAAaaggaggaagatgatgaggaagatgaggaggaaaaTAATGGCAGACGAGGCAGGGATAGTAGCCTTGCACTGAAGAACATATCCTTATCACTTGAGAGTGACGCATCACAGTGCAGCTCCCCAAGAGCAGGGCCGAGCAGCGAAGGTAGTGAGACGCAAGAGAAGGCACCACGTGCTCGGGCGAAGCGACACCGGCGCAAGCCCCCTAACCGCCAGCTCAGCACAGAACTCAGCAAGCAGCTCAACATGGAGATCCGTCGCACAGAGCATTCACTGGCCAATGAGAACCAGCAGCCACTCAAGAGTGAACCAGAGGACAGCGAAAATGAGGAACCAAAGAGAGGTTTACGGAACGGGACTGCAGGgaatggaggaggaggtggaggagtagaaagaggaggaggtggagagGGAGGAGGGGAGCGGCCACACTTACGAGCAAGAGAGATGAATGGGACATCTTGGGAGCTGCGGCACTTCTACCCACCTCAGATTACCCCGCTTGGTTTGAACCGCAGTTCGCCTACAGTCAGACCAATTCCTGCACGTTCCCCTCCCAAGTGTGTTCAGATGGAGCGCCATGTGATCCGGCCACCTCCAATCTGCCCCCCACCTGATAGGCTACCACTAGCTGATGGCCGTAATCACATCGCTCCCAGAGAAGCATGGTTGGCTATTTTCAGTCACTTGAGCCATCGtgaactctgtgtgtgtatgcgaGTGTGCCGAACATGGAATCGCTG GTGCTGTGACAAGAGATTATGGACTCATATCAATTTGAAGCGTTGTAAGTCCATCACCCCACTGATGCTCAGCGGGATAATTCGCAGACAGCCCATCACTCTGGACCTGAGCTGGACCAATATCTCCAAAAAGCAATTAAGCTGGCTTATTAACCGATTACCAG GACTGAGGGTACTTCTTCTGTCAGGCTGTTCATGGGTGGCTGTTTCAGCTCTCTGCACGTCCAGCTGTCCCCTGTTACGTACTCTAGACCTGCAGTGGGTGGAGGGGCTCAAAGACCCCCAGATGAGGGACCTGCTGTCCCTTCCTACTGACAATAGACCAG GTCAGATGGACACACGCAGCAAACTACGGAATGTTACTGACCTGCGCCTGGCTGGTTTGGACATTACAGACAGCTCTCTGCGACTCATCATTAAAAATATGCCTCTACTCTCCCATCTGGACTTGAGCTACTGCAACCATATCAATGACCAGTCAGTAAACCTGCTGACTGCTGCAGGGACCACCACCAGAGACTCCTTAACCGATGTCAACCTTTCTG TGTGTAACAGGGTCACCGATCAGTCACTGAGCTACTTCAAACGCTGTGGAAGCATCTGCCACATTGACCTGCGATTTTGCAAGCAGGTGAGCCGACAGGCATGTGAGCGCTTCATTGCGGAGATGTCAGTCATCGTTCCCTTCCAACTGCAAGAGGATAAACTGCTCCAAAAACTTCACAGCACCCCCTAG
- the orai1a gene encoding calcium release-activated calcium channel protein 1, whose product MTSNEHSLQALSWRKLYLSRAKLKATSRTSALLSGFAMVAMVEVQLENDHDYPPGLLIAFSVCTTVLVAVHLFALMISTCILPNLEAVSNVHNLNSIKESPHERMHRHIELAWAFSTVIGTLLFLAEVVLLCWVKFLPLKNNSASKANGTESQGISPGEAAAIASTSIMVPFGLVFIVFAVHFYRSLVSHKTERQHQELEVLAKITQMQNQLDHRGDGSNLSSSAHFA is encoded by the exons ATGACTTCGAACGAGCACTCGCTTCAAGCTTTGTCCTGGAGAAAACTTTACTTGAGTCGAGCTAAACTTAAAGCGACAAGCAGAACCTCTGCTCTGCTCTCCGGCTTTGCTATG GTGGCGATGGTGGAGGTCCAGCTGGAGAATGATCACGATTACCCTCCTGGCTTACTGATTGCTTTCAGTGTCTGCACAACAGTTCTGGTGGCCGTCCATCTCTTTGCCTTGATGATCAGCACATGTATCCTGCCCAACCTGGAGGCCGTGAGCAACGTCCACAACCTCAACTCCATAAAGGAATCTCCACACGAGCGCATGCACCGCCACATCGAGCTGGCCTGGGCCTTCTCCACCGTCATCGGCACCCTCCTCTTTCTTGCAGAAGTGGTTCTCCTGTGCTGGGTGAAGTTCCTCCCTCTGAAGAATAATTCTGCCTCGAAAGCGAATGGAACTGAATCTCAAGGGATAAGCCCGGGGGAAGCTGCAGCGATCGCCTCTACCTCCATCATGGTGCCCTTTGGCTTGGTGTTCATTGTTTTCGCTGTGCATTTCTACCGTTCGCTGGTCAGCCACAAAACAGAGCGGCAGCACCAGGAGTTGGAGGTTCTGGCCAAAATCACACAGATGCAAAACCAACTGGATCACAGGGGAGATGGGTCCAACCTGTCCTCTTCAGCACACTTTGCCTAG